The nucleotide window AGTTCCATTTAAATCATCCTTTCAAGGCAATCTCCTACTTTATTATATCTACCGCTTCGTAGCTATGCGCGCGTGACTCGCGATTTCCCATTCTTTCCTGTGATGCTATACTCCGTTTTACCGTTCCCGTTACGTAGGTCAATGTTATTAGTAGTATTATCACTATTCTCACGTTCAGTCAAATCACAAAGACTCCATTAGTTGCTTTCTTTATGGGAGTCTATCGTGTAGAGTATGATTAGTCTTCTGCAAACTGCGTGAACAGTATTtaatgcaaaaaaataaaataaactgcGGTAGTCTAAACGGTGAAATGCCATGTTTCAACACTAAGAACGACGAGAGTTGATGGGCCTTTAAATTAATGGACTTAAGCTGTCTTTGTAAATATGGGCCTTGGATTCTATTAAAGGCTTTTAAATATTAGTTCCACATCATCCTATGCATCAATCTAGAGAAGACCGATGCTGAAAGCGTTTGCACATCACGCGCGTTCTCAGATTCTCGCGTTCGTTACAGTTCCAGCAATCCATTTCTGCTTCACGCGCCGCCTCCGTTTAAATATCTTACgcaaatcttcttcttcttcttcttctcttcttctcctcaaCGAAGCCTTCTTCACTCGACGCGTGTCCAATTCTCGTTGTCATTGctcgtcgtcttcttcttcccgTCCCAGCTCAGCGATCATGGGATCTTCTTCGGCGCTAGGCGAGCTACTACACTATCCTTCGGCTCGGCGCGATGACTCCGTCGTCGAGGATTATCACGGCGTTAAAATCGCAGATCCGTATCGTTGGTAAGCGTTTCGTTCTCACCTGGCTGCATTCGTTTAGGTTTGTGAGATCCCAAAGGAAATTAGATTTTGAATCGCATTTTGGATTTGACTTTGAGATTGATGATACCTGGATTGTGATTCGATAGGTTAGAGGATCCTGATGCTGAAGAGGTGAAGGAGTTCGTCGAGAGCCAAGTAAAACTGACTGATTCCGTGCTTGCGAAGTGCGAAACGAAGGAGAAGCTTCGTGAGAATATAACGGCTCTGTTTGATCATCCGCGCTACGAGTCACCGTTTAGGCGAGGGGATAAGTACTTTTACTTCCACAACACTGGTTTACAAGCCCAGGATGTGTTGTATATGCAGGTGCTTTGTCAACGCTTATGGATTTTATATCGTCGACCTTTGTTTGCTTATTGACTTTGATTGCTACCGTGTTCAGGATGACTTGGACGCTGAGCCAGAGGTTTTGCTTGATCCGAACACTCTTAGTGATGATGGAACGGTGGCTTTAAACACCTTTTCTGTTAGCGAGGATGCTAAGTACTTAGCCTATGGTCTTAGTTCTAGTGGTAGTGACTGGGTGACGATTAAGCTGATCAAGATTGATGATAAGAAAGTGGAGCCTGATACTTTATCATGGGTATGGTGATTAATCTGTTACTGATTAGTGCCATATTGATCATTAAAGTTTGACCAACAATAGTTgtgatttattttattgatcCTTTAAACAGGTTAAGTTCAGTGGGATTACATGGACGCACGATAGTAAGGGATTTTTCTATGGTCGCTACCCTGCCCCTAAGTAAGTCactatatattacttaatttcTGGCTTAAGAGATGGACAAGATGTGTTGGGAGAAGCCTTTTAATATAGTTCAGATTGCTTGGTTGTTCTATGCATCTGATTTGTTTTTCATCTGCAGGGATGGAGAGGATATCGATGCTGGGACCGAGACTAACTCCAACCTATATCATGAGCTGTATTACCATTTCATTGGGACAGATCAGTCACAAGATATCTTGTGCTGGAGAGATTCTGAGAATCCCAAGTATATGTTCGGAGCTGAAGTCACCGACGATGGGAAGGTAACACAAGCAGTTCTTATCTTGGGTTATTTAACTTTGATTAAGCTCTTAAACTCACTTTTTCCTATTGGTTCTGTATTATTTATCAGTTATTTTTATCCAGAACTTCAGTTGTTAGTTTTGGGTTCCCATTTAAATATCATCATGTTGTACCTTCATGCAGTTTCTAATCATGACCATTGAAGAGGGTTGTGACCCTGTCAACAAATTATACTACTGCGATCTGTCTTCACTTTCAGGAGGTCTCGAGAGTTTCAGAGGAAGCAGCAGTTTTCTTCCATTCATTAAGCTTGTTGACACGCTTGACGCACAGTATAATATTATCTCAAATGATGAGACTCTGTTTACTTTCCTGACAAATAAAGATGCCCCTAAGTACAAATTAGTCCGGGTTGATCTGAAGGAACCAAACAGCTGGACTGATGTTGTTGAAGAACATGAAAAGGATGTCCTAGCGTCGGCTTGTGCAGTCAATGGGAATCAACTGGTCACTTGCTATATGAGCGATGTTAAGCATATTCTGCAAATTAGGGACATGAAATCTGGCTCTTTGCTTCACCAATTACCTCTAGATATTGGTTCAGTATCTGATGTTTCTGCTCGGCGCAAGGACGATACCTTCTTCTTTAGCTTTACTAGCTTCCTCACTCCCGGTGTGATTTACAAGTGTGACTTAGCCAATGAGGCTCCAGAAGTTAAGGTATTCCGAGAGGTCGCTGTACCCGGATTTGACAGGGAGGCGTTTCAAGCCACTCAGGTAACACATTATCTTGTACCATCGtccaatttttttatagtatttattttgtttttgcgtATGTTAGAGTTGCTTTTGGTCCTCTTCATAGGTCTTCTATCCCAGCAAGGATGGAACGAAGATACCAATGTTTATTGTGGCGAAAAAAGATATCAAGCTAGATGGATCGCACCCATGTTTGCTCTATGCATATGGTGGTTTTAACATAAGCATAACACCATCTTTCAGCGCAAGTCGCATTGTGCTTAGCAAGCATCTCGGTGCTGTTTTCTGCATTGCAAACATTCGAGGTGGTGGGGAGTATGGGGAGGAATGGCACAAAGCGGGTTCACTTGCCAACAAGCAGAACTGCTTCGATGACTTCATATCTGGGGCGGAGTATCTCGTGTCCGCGGGTTATACACAACCCAGCAAGCTGTGTATCGAAGGTGGCAGTAATGGTGGACTCCTGATCGGTGCTTGCATTAATCAGGTAAGTCTACACAGATGCATAGAAAGCTGATCATTTCATTTAGTTGGCACACTTAGAGATTAAGGTTTTGATTCTGTGTAGAGACCAGACCTTTATGGTTGTgctttggctcacgtgggcgtCATGGATATGCTACGGTTTCACAAGTTTACCATAGGTGAATTCAGTTATTTACCACTCTCTTTTTGGGTCTTTAATGTATTCATAACTCAAGATATGTAATGTATGCATAGGCCAT belongs to Brassica rapa cultivar Chiifu-401-42 chromosome A07, CAAS_Brap_v3.01, whole genome shotgun sequence and includes:
- the LOC103832063 gene encoding prolyl endopeptidase, with product MLKAFAHHARSQILAFVTVPAIHFCFTRRLRLNILRKSSSSSSSLLLLNEAFFTRRVSNSRCHCSSSSSSRPSSAIMGSSSALGELLHYPSARRDDSVVEDYHGVKIADPYRWLEDPDAEEVKEFVESQVKLTDSVLAKCETKEKLRENITALFDHPRYESPFRRGDKYFYFHNTGLQAQDVLYMQDDLDAEPEVLLDPNTLSDDGTVALNTFSVSEDAKYLAYGLSSSGSDWVTIKLIKIDDKKVEPDTLSWVKFSGITWTHDSKGFFYGRYPAPKDGEDIDAGTETNSNLYHELYYHFIGTDQSQDILCWRDSENPKYMFGAEVTDDGKFLIMTIEEGCDPVNKLYYCDLSSLSGGLESFRGSSSFLPFIKLVDTLDAQYNIISNDETLFTFLTNKDAPKYKLVRVDLKEPNSWTDVVEEHEKDVLASACAVNGNQLVTCYMSDVKHILQIRDMKSGSLLHQLPLDIGSVSDVSARRKDDTFFFSFTSFLTPGVIYKCDLANEAPEVKVFREVAVPGFDREAFQATQVFYPSKDGTKIPMFIVAKKDIKLDGSHPCLLYAYGGFNISITPSFSASRIVLSKHLGAVFCIANIRGGGEYGEEWHKAGSLANKQNCFDDFISGAEYLVSAGYTQPSKLCIEGGSNGGLLIGACINQRPDLYGCALAHVGVMDMLRFHKFTIGHAWTTDYGCSENEEEFHWLIKYSPLHNVKRPWEQQTGTLVQYPSTMLLTADHDDRVVPLHSLKLLATLQHVLCTSLENSPQTNPIIGRIEVKAGHGAGRPTKKMIDEAADRYSFMAKMVNAPWTE